The Desulfuromonas versatilis genome has a segment encoding these proteins:
- the mutL gene encoding DNA mismatch repair endonuclease MutL, producing the protein MPQKIRILPEKLCNQIAAGEVVERPASVIKELLENSLDAESLEIRIEVERGGKRLIRVMDDGTGMSQDDAFLSLERHATSKIQSESDLFRLGTLGFRGEALPSIASVSRLTLSTRSMQSEEGWEIYTEGGTVKRAGAVGIPAGTSIEVRDLFFNTPARRKFLRRDETEIGHIADVVTKLALAHPEVQFRLVHNGRPLLEVNRHGNLAERVAAILGRPLLKDLIELRQEGPEGLCLSGYLSRPDANRSGTGSIYTYINGRFIRDRVVQHALMDGYRNLLLKGRYPIVVLFLSLDPELVDVNVHPTKHEVRFRDQRLVHDFIANSVRDALRPSGWLESGRSAPMAVEPAEERDSEPLVMPLAERQEGGRGVLPVEAPTPANDQARRGVQEALENYGRKLGQAAPDAARFAGARQHGPFAMPEPQPAEQGPPGFFSSLRLIGQYRRSYLLCQDEDDLVLIDQHAAHERVGFEKLRAQYRQGNIERQALLFPAVLELEFREAALLAEFRQDLDRLGFDLEPFGGKSFALKAVPRILGDARAEQLVRDVAGELGSVGKSGLVEEALDEVLALMACHSVIRANQDLSPAQIRALFAELDQVDFNGHCPHGRPVMKRLALADVERMFKRT; encoded by the coding sequence ATGCCCCAGAAGATCCGGATCCTCCCTGAAAAACTGTGCAACCAGATCGCCGCCGGCGAGGTTGTCGAGCGCCCGGCTTCGGTCATCAAGGAGCTTCTTGAAAACTCCCTGGATGCCGAATCCCTGGAAATCCGCATCGAAGTCGAACGCGGCGGCAAGCGCCTGATCCGGGTCATGGACGACGGCACGGGCATGAGCCAGGACGATGCCTTTTTGAGCCTGGAGCGCCATGCCACCAGCAAGATCCAGAGCGAGTCCGACCTGTTTCGCCTCGGGACCCTGGGTTTCCGGGGGGAGGCGCTGCCGTCCATCGCTTCGGTCTCCCGCCTGACCCTCAGCACCCGTTCGATGCAAAGCGAGGAGGGGTGGGAGATCTACACCGAGGGCGGCACCGTCAAAAGGGCCGGCGCGGTGGGCATCCCGGCCGGCACCAGCATCGAGGTGCGCGACCTGTTTTTCAACACCCCGGCGCGGCGCAAATTTCTCAGGCGCGACGAAACCGAGATCGGCCATATTGCCGATGTGGTGACCAAACTGGCCCTGGCGCACCCCGAGGTGCAGTTTCGCCTGGTGCATAACGGCCGCCCTCTGCTCGAGGTCAACCGTCACGGGAACCTCGCCGAGCGGGTCGCGGCGATTCTCGGCCGGCCCCTGCTCAAGGACCTGATCGAGCTGCGGCAGGAAGGCCCCGAGGGGCTGTGCCTGTCGGGCTACCTGTCTCGGCCGGACGCCAATCGCTCGGGGACCGGCTCCATCTACACCTACATCAACGGCCGTTTCATTCGCGACCGCGTGGTGCAGCATGCCCTGATGGACGGTTATCGCAACCTGCTCCTCAAAGGGCGCTACCCCATCGTCGTGCTGTTTCTGTCCCTCGATCCGGAACTGGTCGACGTCAACGTGCACCCCACCAAGCACGAGGTTCGATTCCGCGATCAGCGCCTGGTGCACGATTTCATCGCCAACTCGGTCCGGGATGCCCTGCGTCCTTCCGGATGGCTTGAGTCCGGTAGATCTGCGCCCATGGCGGTGGAGCCTGCCGAGGAACGGGACAGCGAACCCCTGGTGATGCCCCTGGCCGAGCGGCAGGAGGGGGGGCGCGGGGTGCTCCCGGTGGAGGCGCCCACTCCCGCGAACGACCAGGCCCGCAGGGGGGTCCAGGAGGCCCTGGAAAACTATGGCCGGAAACTCGGCCAGGCGGCCCCTGACGCAGCGCGGTTCGCGGGGGCCCGGCAGCATGGCCCCTTCGCCATGCCTGAGCCCCAACCCGCGGAGCAGGGACCGCCGGGGTTTTTCTCCTCGCTGCGGCTGATCGGGCAGTACCGGCGCAGTTACCTGCTTTGCCAGGACGAGGACGACCTGGTGCTGATCGATCAGCACGCCGCCCATGAGCGGGTGGGTTTTGAAAAGCTGCGGGCTCAGTACCGTCAGGGGAATATCGAGCGCCAGGCCCTGCTGTTTCCCGCCGTCCTCGAGCTAGAGTTCCGCGAAGCCGCCCTGCTCGCCGAGTTTCGCCAGGATCTCGACCGGCTCGGTTTCGACCTCGAGCCCTTCGGGGGCAAGTCCTTTGCCCTGAAGGCGGTGCCGAGGATTCTCGGCGACGCCCGCGCCGAGCAGTTGGTGCGGGATGTCGCCGGCGAGCTGGGCAGCGTCGGCAAAAGCGGGCTGGTGGAAGAAGCCCTCGACGAGGTGCTGGCCCTGATGGCCTGCCACAGCGTTATTCGCGCCAATCAGGATCTCTCTCCGGCGCAGATCAGGGCGCTTTTCGCGGAGCTCGACCAGGTCGATTTCAATGGCCACTGCCCGCACGGGCGCCCGGTGATGAAACGGCTCGCCCTGGCCGACGTGGAGCGGATGTTCAAGAGGACCTGA
- a CDS encoding ExeA family protein, whose translation MSYAAHFGLDREPFSNAPDARFYFNSEQHSQALVRLMYAVDSNKGLAVLVGGVGTGKTTLARRMLDNLPDDRYESSLLVMVHSGITPEWILTRIAMQLGVEAPAPDRVTLLKQLYDRLLQIEESGRRAVVLIDEAQMLQTRELMEEFRGLLNLEIPGKKLLNIVFFGLTEVEECLQLDEPLAQRVAVKYHLRALTVETTESYIKHRLQVAGAKRMLFSASAIPAIHHFADGVPRLINTICDNCLFESYLRRLDEVDLKIVHSVAGDLGLLKQPLAGGVPAQEKLDDLDEIENMLDRLEQKI comes from the coding sequence ATGAGTTACGCAGCGCATTTCGGGCTGGACAGGGAGCCGTTTTCCAACGCCCCCGACGCCCGCTTCTATTTCAACAGCGAGCAGCACAGCCAGGCCTTGGTCCGCCTGATGTACGCGGTGGATTCCAACAAGGGCCTGGCGGTCCTGGTCGGCGGGGTCGGGACCGGCAAAACGACCCTGGCCCGGCGGATGCTCGACAACCTGCCCGATGATCGCTACGAGTCCTCTCTGCTGGTGATGGTGCATTCCGGGATCACCCCCGAATGGATCCTGACCCGGATCGCCATGCAGTTGGGTGTCGAGGCGCCGGCCCCCGACCGGGTGACCCTGCTCAAGCAACTCTACGACCGGTTGCTGCAGATCGAGGAGTCCGGGCGCCGCGCGGTGGTCCTGATCGACGAAGCGCAGATGCTGCAGACCCGTGAGCTGATGGAAGAGTTCAGGGGGCTGCTCAACCTGGAAATCCCCGGGAAAAAACTGCTGAATATCGTTTTCTTCGGGCTTACCGAGGTTGAAGAGTGCCTGCAGCTCGACGAGCCCCTCGCCCAGCGGGTCGCGGTCAAGTACCACCTCCGTGCGCTGACCGTGGAAACCACCGAATCCTATATCAAGCATCGGTTGCAGGTCGCCGGCGCCAAGCGCATGCTTTTCAGTGCCTCGGCGATTCCGGCCATCCACCATTTTGCCGACGGGGTGCCGCGGCTGATCAACACCATTTGCGACAATTGCCTCTTCGAGTCTTATCTGCGCCGGCTCGATGAGGTCGACCTGAAAATCGTCCACAGCGTCGCCGGGGACCTCGGACTGCTCAAGCAGCCCCTGGCCGGAGGCGTGCCGGCGCAGGAGAAGCTGGACGATCTGGACGAGATCGAAAACATGCTGGACCGGCTCGAGCAGAAAATCTGA
- a CDS encoding tetratricopeptide repeat protein, with product MANKEKLLASAQKSLQKGQIAKAIKDFQKIVELDPKDVRNRQKLAELFSRVKNNEQALSEYEAVAKYYAENGFYLKSIAVYKQMQKLEPSLVHIYHRLAELNEKQGLKGNALAEYRSLVSYYEKQRMVPETINILQKMRDVDPENLNIRVKIAETFVQAKMTDKARAEVFEVRKFLMQKKDFAKVLKLFEIFLPMFPKDSEMLLGQAQALIAKGDIERGLEVLQQLSAGAADNPEILRALVRAYRQREDFASALKTFERLLKLQPEDLELREGFIQASLDAGKEKQALEHLEEWKEKFLDGGRVASLKAFYERLEKALPGNGKIANTLHSIYEVTGEGDKLFDFLSSAPASESGSLSVPGGEALSGTPTLDDSLLDEAVEDLEPLDELELPSAGLLAGADSGSRHAPGAEPQETAAREEQETQDFLEEIPLEFLEEDSGDAGGELVEAESLELELELELEDDLDDLEAACVPAEDFLAEEPEVIADAEVGSAHDDLESVELALDADDDLLDLDLDAALSETSGGESKPDIATDLEEAEFYLQQGLLDDAERVCRSILEADPACRQAQAKLEEIDKKKLSTQASPGESAGAAGPGASGKPAAKASARADRFGLDTALGEFKKGVQSQIDVDDCESHYNLGIAYKEMGLLDDAIAEFDHALRNPDRRVDCLTLKGVCLISKGDFDGAEAAFKAGLGSAELSDGEKISLQYELGLLYETSGKPQEALDCFLFVADCDLFYRNVGDRVAAVRKQLGKDDQEGKASGKALGNKDRVSYV from the coding sequence TTGGCCAATAAGGAAAAACTCCTCGCCTCTGCTCAGAAAAGTCTGCAGAAGGGCCAGATTGCCAAGGCAATCAAGGACTTCCAGAAGATCGTCGAGCTGGACCCGAAGGACGTTCGAAATCGCCAGAAACTCGCGGAACTGTTCAGTCGCGTCAAAAACAACGAGCAGGCGCTCTCCGAATATGAGGCCGTTGCCAAGTACTATGCCGAAAACGGTTTCTATCTCAAATCCATAGCAGTCTACAAGCAGATGCAGAAGCTCGAGCCCTCGCTGGTGCACATTTACCACCGGCTTGCCGAGCTCAATGAAAAACAGGGGCTGAAGGGGAACGCGCTGGCCGAATACCGCAGCCTGGTCTCCTATTATGAAAAACAGCGGATGGTCCCCGAAACCATCAACATTCTGCAGAAAATGAGGGATGTTGACCCCGAGAACCTCAACATCCGGGTGAAAATCGCCGAAACCTTCGTTCAGGCCAAGATGACCGACAAGGCCCGGGCCGAGGTGTTTGAAGTTCGCAAATTCCTGATGCAAAAAAAGGATTTTGCCAAGGTCCTCAAGCTTTTCGAAATCTTTCTGCCCATGTTTCCCAAAGATTCCGAAATGCTGCTTGGACAGGCCCAGGCCCTCATTGCCAAGGGCGACATAGAACGGGGCCTGGAAGTTCTGCAGCAGCTATCTGCAGGGGCGGCGGACAACCCCGAGATACTGCGAGCGCTGGTTCGAGCCTATCGGCAGAGGGAGGATTTTGCCAGCGCCCTCAAGACCTTCGAGAGGCTGCTCAAGCTGCAACCCGAAGATCTCGAACTGCGCGAAGGTTTCATCCAGGCAAGTCTGGATGCCGGTAAGGAGAAACAGGCCCTGGAGCATCTCGAGGAATGGAAGGAGAAGTTTCTCGATGGCGGGCGGGTTGCGTCCCTGAAGGCATTCTACGAACGGCTTGAGAAGGCTCTTCCCGGCAACGGGAAAATTGCCAATACCCTACATTCCATCTATGAAGTCACCGGCGAGGGTGACAAACTTTTCGATTTCCTTTCCAGCGCCCCGGCCTCGGAGAGCGGATCCCTGTCCGTCCCCGGCGGGGAGGCCCTTTCCGGCACCCCCACCCTGGATGACTCGCTGCTTGACGAGGCGGTTGAAGACCTGGAGCCCCTGGATGAACTCGAATTGCCCTCTGCAGGCCTCTTGGCAGGCGCCGACTCAGGAAGCAGGCATGCTCCCGGCGCGGAGCCCCAGGAGACCGCTGCTCGGGAAGAGCAGGAAACCCAGGATTTTCTCGAAGAGATCCCCCTGGAATTCCTCGAAGAGGATTCTGGAGACGCAGGCGGCGAGCTGGTCGAGGCTGAGTCTCTCGAACTGGAATTGGAGTTGGAACTCGAGGACGACCTCGACGATCTTGAAGCGGCCTGCGTACCTGCTGAAGACTTCCTTGCTGAAGAGCCCGAGGTCATTGCCGACGCCGAGGTGGGTTCCGCGCATGACGATTTGGAATCCGTCGAGCTGGCCCTTGATGCCGACGATGACCTTCTCGATCTGGATCTGGACGCGGCACTGAGCGAAACCTCCGGTGGTGAATCGAAGCCCGATATCGCGACCGACCTGGAGGAGGCGGAATTCTATCTTCAGCAAGGGCTGTTGGACGACGCCGAGCGTGTCTGCCGCAGCATTCTCGAGGCCGATCCGGCATGCCGGCAGGCCCAGGCAAAACTCGAAGAAATCGATAAGAAAAAGCTGTCTACCCAGGCGTCTCCCGGCGAAAGCGCAGGAGCCGCTGGACCCGGCGCAAGTGGTAAGCCCGCAGCCAAGGCTTCGGCACGCGCCGACCGTTTCGGCCTGGATACCGCCCTGGGCGAATTCAAAAAGGGCGTTCAGTCGCAAATCGACGTGGATGATTGCGAGTCCCACTATAATCTGGGCATCGCCTACAAGGAAATGGGGCTGCTCGACGATGCGATCGCCGAGTTTGACCATGCCTTGCGCAACCCCGACCGACGTGTCGACTGCCTGACACTCAAAGGCGTCTGCCTGATCAGCAAGGGGGATTTCGACGGGGCCGAGGCCGCATTCAAAGCTGGCCTGGGCTCGGCGGAGCTCAGCGACGGGGAAAAAATCAGCCTTCAGTACGAACTGGGCCTTCTCTACGAAACCAGCGGCAAGCCCCAGGAGGCTCTCGACTGTTTTCTGTTTGTCGCGGATTGCGACCTGTTTTATCGCAATGTCGGCGACCGGGTTGCCGCGGTTCGCAAGCAGCTGGGCAAAGACGACCAGGAGGGGAAGGCTTCCGGCAAGGCCCTGGGGAACAAGGACCGGGTCTCCTATGTCTAA
- a CDS encoding pseudouridine synthase, translating to MKQRLQKLIAAAGLASRREAERWIDERRVSVNGQLASLGDTADPQLDRIEVDGRPLEFAEKKLYLLLNKPVGYVTTARDPQGRPTVMDLVKELSGRVFPVGRLDLTTDGLLLMTNDGELANRLAHPRHQVEKTYLVRVRGMLSAQASRSLETGVRLEDGMTAPARVGRVRASGSHTWFEISLREGRNRQVRRMCEAVGCPVSRLRRIRIGFLEIGTLQPGKFRMLTAEEVGKLKKM from the coding sequence ATGAAACAACGCTTGCAGAAATTGATTGCCGCGGCGGGGCTTGCTTCGCGCCGCGAGGCCGAACGCTGGATCGACGAGCGCCGGGTATCTGTCAACGGACAGCTGGCCAGCCTCGGCGACACTGCCGACCCGCAGTTGGACCGGATCGAGGTAGACGGCCGTCCCCTGGAGTTCGCGGAGAAAAAGCTCTACCTGCTGCTCAACAAGCCGGTAGGGTATGTAACCACCGCGCGCGACCCCCAGGGCCGGCCCACGGTGATGGACCTGGTGAAAGAGCTGTCCGGACGCGTCTTCCCGGTCGGCAGGCTGGACCTGACCACCGACGGGCTGCTGCTGATGACCAATGACGGCGAACTGGCGAACCGGTTGGCCCATCCGCGCCACCAGGTGGAGAAAACCTACCTGGTCAGAGTCAGGGGGATGCTCTCGGCGCAGGCCAGCAGGTCCCTGGAGACCGGGGTGCGCCTGGAGGATGGGATGACCGCACCGGCGCGGGTGGGTCGGGTCCGCGCCTCCGGCAGCCACACCTGGTTCGAAATATCCCTGCGCGAGGGGAGAAACCGGCAGGTTCGGCGGATGTGCGAAGCGGTCGGCTGCCCGGTCAGCCGGCTGCGCCGGATCCGCATCGGGTTTCTCGAAATTGGAACTCTGCAACCGGGCAAGTTCAGGATGCTCACTGCCGAAGAAGTCGGCAAACTGAAAAAAATGTGA
- the scpB gene encoding SMC-Scp complex subunit ScpB codes for MDTAELKVVIEAMVFASETPLRPERVAEALEIDRSAAKAVLDDLVGEYQRLGRGFVLLEAAEGYQFRTRPEHGEWLRRVLRNRPFRFSRAALETLAIIAYRQPITRAEIEYLRGVDSGGVVKTLLEKHLVRILGKKDIPGRPMIYGTTREFLELFGLRDLRGLPTLKEFSELSLDSSPLEEEGVTESSAPSREELN; via the coding sequence TTGGATACGGCTGAACTCAAGGTGGTCATCGAGGCCATGGTTTTCGCCTCCGAGACGCCCCTCAGGCCGGAACGCGTTGCCGAGGCTCTGGAAATCGACAGGTCTGCGGCCAAGGCCGTCCTCGACGACCTGGTAGGCGAATACCAGAGACTGGGGAGGGGGTTTGTGCTGCTCGAGGCGGCCGAAGGGTATCAGTTCAGAACCCGGCCCGAGCACGGCGAGTGGCTGCGCAGGGTGCTGCGCAACCGGCCGTTTCGGTTCTCCCGCGCCGCCTTGGAAACCCTCGCCATCATCGCTTACCGCCAGCCGATCACCAGGGCCGAGATAGAGTACCTGCGGGGTGTCGATTCCGGAGGGGTGGTGAAGACTCTGCTGGAAAAGCACCTGGTGCGGATTCTGGGAAAGAAGGATATCCCGGGCAGGCCCATGATCTATGGCACCACCCGGGAGTTTCTCGAGCTGTTCGGTCTGCGCGACCTGCGCGGGCTGCCCACGCTGAAGGAATTCAGCGAACTTTCGCTGGATTCTTCCCCGCTCGAGGAGGAGGGCGTCACGGAATCTTCCGCCCCGTCGCGAGAGGAACTCAACTAA
- a CDS encoding segregation and condensation protein A, whose product MSYEIRIDNFEGPLDLLLHLIRKNEMEISDIPMAEITSQYLAFLDAMQTLNLDVAGEFLLMAATLVHIKSRMLLPPDGVEEAEEEEADPRAELVRRLLEYQKYKEAGTALDSFPVLGREVFARRFPAPELEGADEGEFAAVGLFELVEALQKLLKGKPEASFHEVSVEQLSVTERINSILELLRGRESIAFDELFPSHPQRQELVVTFLAMLELVKLRMVRLMQNARFGVILLLPAVREEALEERLEIGDEVFGYG is encoded by the coding sequence ATGTCCTACGAGATAAGAATCGACAATTTCGAAGGTCCCCTCGACCTGCTGCTTCACCTGATCAGGAAGAATGAAATGGAAATCTCCGACATCCCGATGGCGGAGATCACCTCCCAGTATCTGGCCTTCCTCGATGCCATGCAGACCCTGAACCTGGATGTTGCCGGGGAATTTCTGCTCATGGCCGCTACCCTGGTCCACATCAAGAGCCGCATGCTGCTGCCTCCCGACGGCGTAGAAGAGGCCGAAGAGGAGGAGGCCGACCCTCGGGCGGAACTGGTCCGGCGATTGCTCGAATACCAGAAATACAAGGAGGCTGGAACCGCCCTGGACAGTTTCCCGGTTCTGGGGCGCGAGGTTTTCGCCCGGCGGTTTCCCGCTCCCGAGCTGGAAGGGGCCGACGAAGGCGAGTTCGCGGCGGTGGGGCTGTTCGAATTGGTCGAGGCGTTGCAAAAGTTGCTCAAGGGCAAACCGGAGGCTTCTTTTCACGAGGTCAGCGTCGAACAGCTCTCGGTAACCGAACGTATCAACAGTATCCTGGAACTGCTCAGGGGGAGGGAATCGATCGCCTTCGACGAGCTGTTCCCGAGCCATCCGCAGCGCCAGGAGCTGGTGGTGACCTTTCTGGCCATGCTCGAACTGGTCAAGCTGCGCATGGTCAGGCTGATGCAGAATGCCCGCTTCGGCGTGATTCTGCTGTTGCCCGCCGTGCGGGAAGAGGCACTGGAAGAGCGGCTGGAAATTGGAGACGAGGTCTTTGGATACGGCTGA
- a CDS encoding site-2 protease family protein: MESILAKISIMLVPALLAVTLHEVAHGYVAEKFGDPTARLLGRLTLNPVKHLDPIGTLALLVFGFGWARPVPVNYGNLRNPKKDMIWVALAGPGTNFSLALLSALALKGLSLLSVGPGSSLAMMLEPVGLMTAFSLYINVILGVFNLLPIPPLDGGRVLSGLLPQKQAAMLGRLEPFGFVLIIFLVFFTDLWRLVLSPVISNLTGMLAGSQIFMVERVIHFLLGR; this comes from the coding sequence ATGGAAAGTATTCTCGCAAAAATCTCGATCATGCTGGTGCCGGCACTGCTGGCGGTCACCCTGCACGAGGTGGCCCACGGCTATGTGGCCGAAAAATTCGGCGATCCCACCGCACGGCTGCTGGGGCGCCTGACCCTGAACCCCGTCAAGCACCTCGATCCCATTGGCACCCTGGCCCTGTTGGTCTTCGGGTTCGGCTGGGCGCGACCCGTTCCGGTCAATTACGGAAACCTTCGCAACCCCAAGAAGGACATGATCTGGGTGGCTCTCGCCGGCCCGGGGACCAACTTCTCGCTGGCGTTGCTCTCGGCCCTGGCGCTCAAGGGATTGTCCCTGCTTTCGGTCGGGCCGGGGAGCTCTCTGGCAATGATGCTGGAGCCTGTGGGCCTGATGACGGCTTTCAGCCTCTATATCAACGTCATCCTCGGGGTCTTCAACCTGCTCCCCATCCCGCCTCTGGACGGGGGGAGGGTTCTGAGTGGGCTGCTGCCCCAGAAGCAGGCGGCGATGCTGGGCCGGCTTGAACCTTTCGGTTTTGTTCTCATCATCTTTCTGGTGTTTTTCACCGACCTCTGGCGCTTGGTGCTCTCGCCCGTAATATCCAACCTGACCGGGATGCTGGCCGGATCGCAGATTTTCATGGTCGAAAGGGTCATTCACTTTCTGCTGGGGCGGTAG
- a CDS encoding CBS domain-containing protein, which produces MDVITTHVNADFDCLGGMIAARKLYPEAQMVFAGAQERSLREFFLQSAVYAHGFKRVRDIDLAAVTRLILVDVRQSDRIGPFGEVARRKGVEVHIYDHHPAGKADLQADFEVIRPVGATVTVFCQLFMEKGIVPTPDEATMMMLGLYEDTGSLLFNSTTAKDYQAAAFLLEHGANLNTVADFLTQEMSAEQVALLHELIQNRTVLNVNGVDISIAHASVENFVGDLAVLTHKLKDMENLDALLVAARMGDRVFLVGRSRVPEVPVGEILAELGGGGHSFAGSGTVRDLTLVQVLDRLPEILRRHVNPQWQARHLMSFPVKGIGPESTIREARTLLTRYNINTLPVMDGPRVVGLLSRQVADKAAHHGLADVPAREYMSTEFASVASDSTVDELKELIVVRSQRFVPVVEKGRAIGVVTRTDLLRHMVSGMRSGRRREIETGINEGALTLKKRQVARLIREQLPSRVLEVLQELGVVGDALQCEVFAVGGFVRDLLLRQPNLDVDIVVEGDGIAFASEFARRQGCRIRSHQKFGTAVIIFPDGFKVDVASTRMEYYLEPGALPTVEDASIKLDLYRRDFTINTLAIALNGPRYGELLDFFGGQRDLEEKAVRVLHNLSFVEDPTRVFRAIRFEQRLGFRIGVHTEHLLRSAVRMGFVDKVGGARVFNELVIILKEANPVPAVARMAELQLLKYLHPALVLTPRIRQRFEEASRVIHWHELLYTGEPCQGWLVYFLCLTVELDKDAMEGICRRLAVPARYVGMLCEQRAEARSRLQSLERRRARGTRTKASELYQWLKPLATEVLLAMMAQAGTDEVRQQISHFFTHLRNVSPLLDGNDLLALGIPPGPQYKVILHHLLQARLDGRVLTRDDELALVRKRYFNRGGPKT; this is translated from the coding sequence ATGGATGTCATCACCACCCACGTCAACGCGGATTTCGACTGCCTGGGCGGCATGATCGCGGCGCGCAAGCTCTATCCCGAGGCCCAGATGGTTTTCGCCGGCGCCCAGGAGCGGAGCCTGCGTGAGTTTTTTCTGCAAAGCGCCGTCTACGCCCATGGCTTCAAGCGGGTGCGGGATATCGACCTCGCCGCGGTGACCCGCCTGATCCTGGTCGACGTACGCCAGTCCGACCGCATCGGACCTTTCGGCGAAGTGGCGCGCCGCAAGGGGGTCGAGGTGCACATCTACGACCACCATCCGGCGGGCAAGGCCGATCTGCAGGCGGATTTCGAGGTCATCCGGCCGGTCGGGGCCACGGTCACGGTTTTCTGCCAGCTGTTCATGGAAAAGGGGATCGTCCCGACTCCCGACGAAGCCACCATGATGATGCTGGGTCTCTACGAAGACACCGGGAGCCTGCTGTTCAATTCCACCACCGCCAAGGACTACCAGGCCGCCGCTTTTCTCCTCGAGCATGGGGCCAACCTCAACACCGTCGCCGATTTTCTGACCCAGGAGATGTCGGCGGAGCAGGTGGCGCTGCTGCATGAGCTGATTCAGAACCGCACCGTGCTCAACGTCAACGGTGTCGATATCTCCATCGCCCACGCTTCGGTCGAGAATTTTGTCGGTGACCTTGCGGTGCTCACCCACAAGCTCAAGGACATGGAGAACCTCGACGCGCTGCTGGTTGCGGCGCGAATGGGGGACCGGGTTTTCCTGGTGGGCCGATCGCGGGTTCCCGAGGTGCCCGTCGGCGAGATCCTCGCCGAGCTGGGCGGAGGCGGACACAGCTTTGCCGGCTCGGGCACGGTAAGGGACCTGACCCTGGTTCAGGTCCTCGATCGCCTGCCCGAGATTCTCCGGCGCCACGTCAACCCCCAGTGGCAGGCCCGCCATCTGATGTCCTTCCCGGTCAAGGGAATCGGTCCCGAGTCCACCATCCGCGAGGCGCGCACCCTGCTCACCCGGTACAACATCAACACCCTTCCCGTCATGGACGGTCCCCGGGTGGTCGGCCTGCTGTCGAGGCAGGTCGCCGACAAGGCTGCCCACCACGGCCTTGCCGACGTCCCCGCCAGGGAATATATGAGCACCGAGTTCGCCTCGGTTGCCTCCGATAGCACGGTGGACGAGCTCAAGGAGCTGATCGTGGTGCGCAGCCAGCGCTTTGTCCCCGTCGTCGAGAAGGGGCGGGCCATCGGGGTAGTCACCCGCACCGACCTGCTGCGCCACATGGTTTCGGGAATGCGCTCCGGGCGCCGCCGCGAAATCGAAACGGGGATCAACGAAGGCGCGCTGACGCTGAAAAAAAGGCAGGTCGCGCGGCTGATCCGGGAGCAGCTCCCTTCCCGTGTGCTGGAGGTCCTGCAGGAACTGGGCGTGGTCGGCGATGCGCTGCAATGCGAGGTTTTCGCGGTCGGCGGCTTCGTACGGGATCTGCTGCTGCGCCAGCCCAACCTCGACGTGGACATCGTCGTCGAGGGTGACGGCATCGCCTTCGCCAGCGAGTTCGCCCGCCGGCAGGGGTGTCGAATCCGCAGTCACCAGAAATTCGGCACCGCGGTGATCATCTTCCCCGACGGTTTCAAGGTGGATGTTGCCTCCACCCGGATGGAGTACTATCTCGAACCGGGCGCACTGCCCACCGTCGAAGACGCCTCCATCAAGCTCGACCTTTACCGTCGCGATTTTACCATCAACACCCTGGCCATAGCCCTTAACGGCCCCCGCTACGGGGAGTTGCTCGACTTTTTCGGCGGGCAGCGCGACCTGGAGGAGAAGGCGGTGCGGGTGCTGCACAACCTAAGCTTTGTCGAGGACCCCACCCGCGTTTTCCGGGCCATCCGCTTCGAGCAGCGGCTCGGGTTCCGGATCGGGGTGCACACCGAGCATTTGTTGCGCAGCGCGGTGCGCATGGGGTTTGTCGACAAGGTTGGCGGGGCCCGGGTCTTCAATGAGCTGGTGATCATTCTCAAGGAAGCCAACCCCGTGCCGGCCGTGGCCCGGATGGCGGAGCTGCAGCTGCTCAAGTACCTGCACCCGGCCCTGGTACTGACCCCGCGTATCCGGCAACGCTTCGAGGAGGCGAGCCGGGTCATCCACTGGCACGAACTTCTGTACACGGGGGAGCCGTGCCAAGGGTGGCTGGTCTACTTCCTCTGCCTGACTGTCGAGCTGGACAAGGACGCCATGGAGGGGATATGCCGGCGGCTGGCCGTGCCGGCCCGTTATGTCGGGATGCTTTGCGAGCAGCGCGCCGAGGCCCGCTCCCGCCTTCAGTCCCTGGAGCGGCGGCGGGCCAGGGGGACCCGTACCAAGGCCAGCGAGCTGTATCAATGGTTGAAGCCCCTGGCCACCGAGGTGCTTCTGGCGATGATGGCCCAGGCCGGAACCGACGAGGTGCGCCAGCAGATTTCCCATTTCTTTACCCACCTGCGCAATGTTTCTCCCCTGTTGGACGGGAACGACCTTCTGGCCCTGGGCATCCCGCCGGGGCCGCAATACAAGGTCATCCTCCACCATCTGCTGCAGGCCAGGCTCGACGGCCGGGTGCTCACCCGCGACGACGAGCTGGCCCTGGTGCGCAAGCGCTACTTCAACCGGGGCGGCCCAAAAACCTGA